Proteins encoded by one window of Lathyrus oleraceus cultivar Zhongwan6 chromosome 1, CAAS_Psat_ZW6_1.0, whole genome shotgun sequence:
- the LOC127094248 gene encoding uncharacterized protein LOC127094248 has protein sequence MDFGRRRTQKYTFKNPNLECLRELESLVVNPEDFKGRYGRLLPLLKTNMMEGILATLVQFYDPLYRCFTFPDYQLVPTLEEFSHLIGLPIHDQVPFSDLEEIPKHQDIAEATHLKMSEIKDNLTTKGGILGLPAKFLIEEARYFASMNSMDAFEAILALLVYGLFLFPNVDDFVDINAIKIFLIGNPVPTLLADVYHSVHLRNFHKGGMIICCATLLYKWFILHLPQSTAF, from the coding sequence ATGGATTTTGGAAGAAGAAGAACTCAAAAGTACACTTTTAAGAATCCAAATTTGGAATGCTTAAGAGAGCTAGAATCTTTGGTGGTTAATCCTGAAGACTTCAAAGGCAGATATGGGAGACTTCTACCTCTTTTAAAGACCAACATGATGGAGGGGATTCTTGCTACATTGGTTCAATTTTATGATCCATTGTACCGATGCTTTACCtttccagattatcagcttgtgcctactttggaggagttTTCTCACTTGATTGGCCTACCCATCCATGATCAAGTTCCCTTTTCCGATTTAGAAGAAATTCCAAAGCATCAAGACATTGCAGAAGCTACTCATTTAAAGATGTCTGAGATCAAAGATAATCTAACTACGAAAGGAGGAATTCTTGGCTTGCCTGCTAAGTTCTTGATAGAGGAAGCTCGTTATTTTGCTAGTATGAatagtatggatgcttttgaggCTATTCTTGCCTTGCTTGTCTATGGATTATTCCTCTTCCCTAATGTTGACGACTTTGTTGACATTAATGCTATCAAAATATTCTTAATTGGAAATCCAGTTCCTACCTTGCTTGCAGATGTTTACCATTCAGTCCATCTCAGGAATTTTCATAAGGGGGGAATGATCATATGTTGTGCAACTCTACtctacaagtggtttattttgcacttgcctcaatCTACTGCCTTTTAG